Proteins from one Peromyscus eremicus chromosome 8a, PerEre_H2_v1, whole genome shotgun sequence genomic window:
- the LOC131916202 gene encoding olfactory receptor 1468-like — translation MTGNNQSVLSQFFLLGLSIPQEHQLLSYALFLAMYLITVLGNLIIIILIILDSHLHTPMYLFLSNLSFSDLCISSVTMPKLLQNMQSQDPSISYVSCLTQMYFFMVFANMESLLLVAMAYDRYVAICFPLHYTSIMNPKFCASLLMLLSMLTTFHATMHTLLMARLSFCENNVIPHFFCDITAVMKLACSDTYVNELMIFIMGGPFIIVPFLLIVTSYVRIISSILKVSSTQSIHKVFSTCGSHLSVVSLFYGTVIGVYLCSTANNSFTVKETVMAMMYTVVTPMLNPFIYSLRNRDMKGALIRVICNRKISL, via the coding sequence ATGACTGGAAACAACCAAAGTGTCCTCTCCCAGTTCTTCCTTCTGGGCCTGTCCATCCCCCAAGAGCACCAGCTCCTGTCCTATGCCCTGTTCCTGGCCATGTACCTCATCACTGTCCTGGGGaacctcatcatcatcatcctcattatATTGGACTCCCATCTCCATACACCCATGTACTTGTTTCTCAGCAACTtgtccttctctgacctctgtatcTCCTCTGTCACAATGCCCAAATTGCTGCAGAACATGCAGAGCCAGGACCCATCTATCTCCTACGTGAGTTGTCTGACACAAATGtacttttttatggtttttgcaAATATGGAGAGCTTACTTCTTGtggccatggcctatgaccgctatgtggccatctgcttCCCCCTTCATTACACCAGCATCATGAACCCCAAATTCTGTGCTAGTCTATTGATGCTATTGTCAATGCTGACCACATTTCACGCCACAATGCACACCCTACTCATGGCTAGATTGTCTTTTTGTGAGAACAATGTGATCCCCCACTTTTTCTGTGACATAACTGCAGTCATGAAGCTGGCCTGCTCAGACACTTATGTTAATGAATTGATGATATTTATCATGGGCGGGCCCTTCATTATTGTACCATTCCTACTCATTGTTACATCCTATGTAAGAATTATCTCCTCCATTCTCAAGGTTTCTTCTACCCAGAGTATCCACAAGGTCTTCTCCACCTGTGGATCCCACTTGTCTGTGGTGTCTCTGTTCTATGGGACAGTTATTGGTGTTTACTTATGTTCAACAGCTAATAATAGTTTTACTGTAAAGGAGACTGTCATGGCTATGATGTACACAGTGGTGACTCCCATGCTGAACCCCTtcatctacagcctgaggaacagAGACATGAAGGGGGCTCTAATAAGAGTTATCTGCAATAGGAAAATCTCTTTGTAA